In Iodobacter fluviatilis, one DNA window encodes the following:
- a CDS encoding glycosyltransferase, protein MKPIVSVVVPVYNEEDGLQALFDRLYPALDALNTPYEILFINDGSRDRSAGLLSAQYEKRPDVTRVILFNGNFGQHRAILAGFEHSKGSRIVTLDADLQNPPEDIATLLAEMDKGHDYVGSIRRQRNDSWWRHVASRSMNNLREKLTKIKMTDQGCMLRAYSRRIIDTINQCQEMHTFIPALAYSFSQNPTEVVVGHEERFAGESKYSLYSLIRLNFDLMTGFSILPLQLFSMLGIFVSLGSGALFLLLVLRRIFMGPEVGGLFTLFAIVFFLIGIALFGIGLLGEYIGRIYHEVRQRPRYLIASILQSDPDQHKKDGA, encoded by the coding sequence ATGAAGCCCATCGTTTCTGTTGTCGTACCGGTTTATAACGAAGAAGACGGCCTGCAAGCCCTTTTCGATCGCCTCTATCCCGCGCTCGATGCACTTAATACCCCGTATGAAATTTTGTTTATTAACGACGGCAGCCGTGATCGCTCGGCAGGCTTATTAAGCGCACAGTACGAAAAACGCCCAGATGTCACACGGGTGATTTTATTCAACGGCAACTTTGGTCAGCATCGCGCCATTCTGGCAGGATTTGAGCACTCAAAAGGCTCACGCATTGTGACGCTTGATGCAGACTTACAAAATCCGCCTGAAGATATCGCCACACTCTTGGCTGAAATGGATAAGGGCCACGATTATGTGGGCTCGATCCGTCGTCAGCGCAATGATAGCTGGTGGCGGCATGTAGCCAGCCGCAGCATGAATAATCTGCGTGAAAAGCTCACCAAAATCAAAATGACCGATCAAGGCTGCATGCTGCGCGCCTATAGCCGCCGCATTATCGACACCATTAATCAGTGTCAGGAAATGCATACTTTTATCCCCGCGCTGGCTTATTCTTTTTCACAAAATCCAACCGAAGTTGTGGTGGGCCATGAAGAGCGCTTTGCAGGCGAATCTAAGTATTCGCTCTATAGCCTGATTCGCCTTAATTTTGACTTAATGACTGGGTTTTCGATTCTGCCCCTGCAATTATTTTCCATGCTGGGGATTTTTGTCTCATTAGGCTCAGGCGCTTTATTCTTATTGCTGGTCCTGCGCCGTATCTTTATGGGGCCGGAAGTCGGCGGGCTATTTACCTTATTCGCCATCGTCTTCTTCTTAATTGGCATTGCGTTGTTTGGTATTGGCCTCTTAGGCGAATATATCGGCCGTATTTATCATGAAGTACGCCAACGCCCGCGCTATTTAATTGCCAGCATTTTACAATCCGACCCGGATCAGCATAAAAAGGATGGAGCGTGA
- a CDS encoding formyltransferase yields MKSAVVFAYHNVGVRCIKALLAAGIEIRLIVTHEDNPNENIWFGSVAQLAADYEIPFITPENPNTSEIEAQIAALNVDFLFSFYYRNMLKAPLLSAATQGAFNMHGSLLPQYRGRVPINWAIIKGETETGATLHVMNIKPDNGPIVAQQAVPIFPDDTAQEVFEKVTVAAELCLSAALPRLIAGKTDFTQQDLSQGAYYGGRTAKDGQINWQQSAKDIHNLVRAVTVPYPGAFSDINNKRLIIWRTRQIFTADTTAIEPITPLMYADGNRIILLCSDGAALLVLHAEFDGETLNGGNFIRHFGASSIDLH; encoded by the coding sequence GTGAAATCAGCCGTTGTTTTTGCCTACCATAATGTAGGCGTGCGCTGTATTAAAGCGCTATTGGCCGCGGGTATTGAGATCAGGCTGATTGTGACGCACGAAGACAATCCTAACGAGAACATCTGGTTTGGCTCGGTTGCACAATTAGCTGCTGATTACGAAATCCCGTTTATTACGCCAGAAAACCCAAATACATCAGAAATTGAAGCGCAAATTGCTGCGCTGAATGTGGATTTTTTATTCTCGTTTTATTATCGCAATATGCTGAAAGCGCCTTTATTAAGCGCAGCTACGCAGGGTGCATTTAATATGCATGGCTCCCTGCTGCCGCAATACCGTGGCCGTGTGCCGATTAACTGGGCCATTATTAAGGGTGAAACCGAAACGGGTGCCACCTTGCATGTCATGAATATCAAGCCGGATAATGGCCCGATTGTGGCTCAGCAAGCCGTGCCTATTTTTCCTGATGACACCGCTCAGGAAGTGTTTGAAAAAGTCACCGTAGCAGCCGAGCTTTGCTTAAGCGCGGCATTACCGCGATTAATTGCAGGAAAAACTGATTTTACGCAGCAAGACTTAAGCCAAGGCGCTTATTATGGCGGCCGTACAGCTAAAGATGGGCAGATAAACTGGCAACAAAGCGCTAAAGACATCCATAATTTGGTACGCGCTGTGACCGTACCTTATCCGGGTGCATTTAGTGACATCAATAACAAGCGCCTGATTATCTGGCGCACACGGCAAATATTCACAGCAGATACAACAGCCATCGAACCCATTACCCCGCTGATGTATGCTGACGGCAATAGAATTATCTTACTTTGTAGTGATGGTGCGGCACTTTTAGTACTGCATGCAGAATTCGATGGGGAAACACTGAATGGCGGTAATTTTATTCGCCATTTTGGCGCATCCTCAATAGATTTACATTAA